The Puniceicoccales bacterium genome includes a region encoding these proteins:
- a CDS encoding 30S ribosomal protein S1 — translation MSSVMESLLISNPVKELSEKSVVDALITSIGDDFVYVDIGTKTDGRIPISEFSDISDVEVGSKIEVFLEKLEDKFGLPVVSYDKAQQKRNWEVIVENCTEGSVVSGKIKSKTKGGLIVNIGVDAFLPGSQIDVQAPRNLEQYIGQTHDFKIVKINQERKNVIVSRRELIEEERHEKRQKVLDNINVGDICRGVVKNITDYGVFVDLDGLDGLLHIKDVSWGRVSHPEDVVSVGEEVSVMVLDIDKGRERVSLGMKQAAPNPWENIEAKYPIGSKVSGKVVNLVPYGAFVELEQGVEGLIHIAEMSWTKRINKPSEIMKVGDIISAVVVGIEKDNQRIALGIRQLEENPWEMVRHNYPIGARVRGAVRNLTNYGAFVELEEGIDGMVHVSDISWTRKINHPNDVLKKGDMVDAVVINVDMDKHEIALGIKQLEKDPWETIDEIFQIGSLVTGKVNKITAYGAFVELHSGIDGFVHISQVAEERVEKVKDVLQVGHEVSSRVIKIDKNERRIGLSVKAANYDASELEAELRAYEKIHNNKDFANLSEAFDRFEMESDTEGDGIL, via the coding sequence ATGTCTAGCGTAATGGAGTCTCTTTTAATAAGTAATCCAGTTAAAGAATTAAGCGAAAAAAGTGTCGTAGATGCACTAATCACATCCATAGGCGATGATTTCGTCTATGTCGACATCGGTACAAAAACCGATGGCAGGATCCCGATATCAGAATTTAGCGATATCAGTGATGTGGAAGTCGGTTCGAAAATAGAGGTTTTTTTGGAAAAACTTGAAGATAAATTTGGTTTGCCGGTCGTTTCCTATGACAAGGCCCAGCAAAAAAGAAATTGGGAGGTTATCGTAGAAAATTGTACTGAAGGTTCGGTGGTCTCTGGCAAAATAAAGTCGAAAACCAAAGGTGGCTTGATTGTCAATATAGGCGTCGATGCTTTCCTTCCGGGTTCGCAAATTGATGTGCAGGCTCCAAGAAATTTAGAGCAGTATATTGGTCAAACTCATGATTTCAAAATAGTTAAGATAAATCAAGAAAGAAAAAATGTGATCGTTTCTCGTCGTGAGCTGATCGAGGAAGAACGCCATGAAAAGCGTCAGAAGGTTCTGGATAATATCAATGTGGGTGATATATGTCGTGGTGTGGTGAAGAACATAACGGATTATGGTGTGTTTGTCGATCTAGATGGTCTTGATGGACTGTTACATATAAAAGATGTATCCTGGGGCAGAGTTTCTCATCCCGAGGATGTGGTTTCCGTAGGAGAAGAGGTAAGTGTAATGGTTTTGGACATCGATAAGGGGCGCGAAAGAGTTTCATTAGGTATGAAGCAGGCGGCTCCAAATCCTTGGGAAAATATAGAGGCCAAGTATCCCATTGGGTCAAAGGTTTCTGGCAAAGTGGTCAATTTGGTGCCCTATGGAGCATTTGTGGAATTGGAACAGGGCGTGGAAGGCCTAATTCACATTGCAGAAATGTCCTGGACGAAACGCATAAATAAGCCCAGTGAAATCATGAAGGTGGGCGATATAATTTCGGCAGTGGTGGTGGGCATAGAGAAAGATAATCAGAGGATTGCTCTTGGTATCAGGCAGTTAGAAGAAAATCCATGGGAAATGGTCAGGCATAACTATCCCATTGGAGCTCGGGTGAGAGGAGCCGTCCGCAATCTGACCAATTATGGTGCCTTTGTGGAGTTGGAGGAAGGGATTGATGGCATGGTTCATGTGTCTGATATAAGCTGGACGAGGAAGATAAATCATCCGAATGATGTGCTGAAAAAAGGCGATATGGTGGATGCGGTTGTCATTAATGTGGACATGGACAAGCATGAGATTGCGTTGGGTATCAAACAGTTAGAAAAAGATCCATGGGAAACCATAGACGAGATATTCCAGATTGGTAGTTTGGTTACTGGCAAAGTCAACAAGATTACTGCCTATGGGGCATTTGTTGAGTTACATAGCGGAATAGATGGTTTTGTCCATATAAGTCAGGTGGCCGAAGAGCGCGTTGAGAAAGTGAAGGATGTGCTCCAGGTGGGCCATGAGGTTTCATCCAGGGTTATCAAAATTGATAAAAATGAACGGAGGATTGGATTATCAGTGAAGGCAGCGAATTACGATGCAAGTGAATTGGAGGCCGAGTTGAGAGCCTATGAAAAGATTCATAATAATAAGGATTTTGCGAATCTCAGCGAAGCCTTTGATAGATTTGAGATGGAATCCGATACTGAAGGAGATGGTATTCTATGA